From Acidobacteriota bacterium, the proteins below share one genomic window:
- a CDS encoding TIGR04013 family B12-binding domain/radical SAM domain-containing protein — MKRAATETRGDTLAVFVRDRYNKHGMAALAGALDTVPPDCGGLEVRFLSHKDVAPVLREEGRRFRKVLLACSFHTPHLPAMAGFVSRTREALAGAVPRLEFLAGGTHPSGDPVGTIQAGFDYAFHGEGEAVVTPLLERWADDQPLASLPGLVLPEGGSFQFNPPPPPVNLDDFLPFSAARRLLCPVEITRGCPGACGFCQTPFLFGSRVRHRSLDRVLSACEAGRTRSLKDLRFSTPNAFAYGSPDGRTPNPAGVEALLRETGKLFGPEHVFFGSFPSETRPESVTAEMVDLVRRLAGNDNLVVGLQSGSDDFLERLGRGHTTADVFRAVEIARAAGFRIYVDVIFGLPGETETDRRATEAVMEKLSGMGAIVHGHAFIPLPGTPLGKHPPARIDERTRQVIDRLPPGLHCGRWKHQEAEAFAAHGFRTALRRRKSNGPAT; from the coding sequence GTGAAGCGGGCCGCGACCGAAACCCGGGGCGACACGCTGGCCGTGTTCGTACGGGACCGCTACAACAAGCATGGCATGGCGGCCCTGGCCGGCGCCCTGGACACCGTGCCCCCGGACTGCGGGGGCCTGGAGGTCCGCTTCCTCTCCCACAAGGACGTGGCCCCCGTCCTTCGGGAAGAAGGGCGCCGGTTCCGGAAGGTCCTGCTCGCCTGTTCCTTCCACACGCCCCACCTCCCCGCCATGGCCGGTTTCGTGTCCCGAACGCGGGAGGCTTTGGCGGGGGCGGTCCCCCGCCTCGAGTTCCTGGCGGGGGGCACGCACCCCTCGGGGGACCCCGTGGGAACGATCCAGGCCGGGTTCGACTACGCCTTCCACGGCGAGGGCGAGGCCGTCGTCACCCCCCTGCTGGAGCGGTGGGCCGACGATCAGCCGCTGGCAAGCCTCCCCGGCCTGGTTCTGCCGGAGGGCGGCTCTTTTCAATTCAACCCGCCGCCCCCCCCGGTGAACCTGGACGACTTCCTCCCCTTCTCCGCCGCGCGCCGCCTCCTCTGTCCCGTGGAGATCACCCGGGGATGCCCGGGGGCCTGCGGGTTCTGCCAGACGCCGTTCCTCTTCGGGTCGCGGGTGCGGCACCGCAGCCTGGACCGGGTCCTTTCCGCCTGCGAGGCCGGGCGGACCCGCAGTCTCAAGGACCTCCGCTTCAGCACCCCCAACGCCTTCGCCTACGGGTCGCCCGACGGGCGGACGCCCAACCCGGCGGGCGTGGAAGCGCTGCTGAGGGAAACGGGAAAACTCTTCGGCCCCGAGCACGTCTTCTTCGGTTCCTTCCCTTCCGAGACCCGCCCCGAGTCGGTGACGGCGGAGATGGTGGACCTCGTCCGGCGCCTGGCGGGCAACGACAACCTGGTGGTCGGCCTGCAGTCCGGGAGCGACGACTTCCTGGAACGCCTCGGCCGCGGCCACACCACGGCGGACGTCTTCCGGGCGGTGGAGATCGCCCGGGCCGCGGGCTTCCGCATTTACGTGGACGTCATCTTCGGGCTCCCGGGCGAGACGGAAACCGACCGCCGGGCCACCGAGGCCGTGATGGAAAAGCTCTCCGGGATGGGGGCCATCGTCCACGGCCACGCCTTCATCCCGCTGCCGGGGACCCCCCTGGGCAAGCATCCCCCCGCCCGAATCGACGAACGGACCCGGCAGGTCATCGACCGCCTCCCGCCCGGGCTCCACTGCGGTCGCTGGAAGCACCAGGAAGCGGAGGCCTTCGCCGCCCACGGCTTCCGGACGGCCCTCCGCCGCCGAAAATCAAACGGTCCCGCAACGTAA
- a CDS encoding dienelactone hydrolase family protein, with product MTSRRIKPTAPGPGEAAARPKPTPPGCRGGLSPSRTKPSRLAKAALRFLVGLEALAALSGGRAAGGDNPGQGGAAIVLKYGFQPGSRWVFRERFTREITGKGASTRVEGECRAQVLFVRVQDGLITTAVQRERVSVRLVRCVIDGKDRLEAERPAFDARQKERPRYQAEANRLNNRGEALHPWSALREWTSEVLFLCPELTPLPLHPVREGDTWTAGAVAFRCRLSQNETCGGNPCVKFSRSFSQGDLSGTVWFDPAAGIPRRQSFEAHYETAFGKVNETLTVDFESAATGEGPETWMDLPGIREGLECSFLLPGARVPDGVRDTLATRLKTAGETERLRILSIFHLNRLEPPPVEALAPCQGSPSPRLRALAARLLGAMPPGEVGSLRNKALADADFFVRQAAAGADPDKSPGRPAPLPDAPPFPPGSFMVPLPEGEFAGWPYVVRVPEDYRGDRPTPVLVFLSGGDGRAMVGALYTQDLVARTGFIAVFPQAPRFWWEGEAVRLVHEVLRSVSASFNVDPDRVYLVGYSNGGTGVISCARAWPDRLAAAVSVCGAGIDGPPGAAFLSNLGPVPLLFIHGEKDTVIPARASRDTVDALRKLPRQAALELTLLPGRGHDVGLGEIGGSILDFLLRHTRNPYPPRLDFQLHDLAFPRHYWVEVLEKEGGDAQVEAEAGGGRTVRLRTRGVRRLKVRLAAPLLPGVGPLTVILNDRQVFTGEFPPPGEIPVAGVDGLELEVPR from the coding sequence ATGACCAGCCGCAGAATCAAACCGACCGCCCCAGGTCCCGGGGAAGCCGCCGCCCGGCCCAAGCCAACCCCCCCGGGGTGCCGCGGGGGTCTTTCTCCTTCTCGAACGAAACCGTCACGACTGGCGAAAGCCGCACTCCGGTTTCTCGTCGGGCTGGAAGCCCTGGCGGCCCTGTCGGGCGGCCGGGCGGCGGGCGGCGACAACCCGGGCCAGGGGGGGGCGGCAATCGTCCTGAAGTACGGCTTCCAGCCCGGCTCCCGGTGGGTCTTCCGCGAGCGCTTCACCCGGGAGATCACCGGGAAGGGCGCCTCGACGCGGGTCGAGGGGGAGTGCCGGGCCCAGGTGCTTTTCGTGCGGGTCCAGGACGGCCTGATCACCACCGCGGTACAGCGGGAGCGCGTGTCCGTGCGGCTCGTCCGCTGCGTGATCGACGGCAAAGACCGCCTGGAGGCGGAACGCCCCGCGTTCGATGCCCGGCAGAAGGAGCGGCCCCGGTACCAGGCCGAGGCCAACCGGCTCAACAACCGCGGGGAAGCCTTGCACCCCTGGAGCGCTCTCCGGGAGTGGACCAGCGAGGTGCTCTTCCTCTGCCCCGAGCTGACGCCCCTGCCTCTCCACCCCGTCCGGGAGGGCGATACGTGGACCGCGGGCGCCGTGGCGTTCCGGTGCCGCCTGTCGCAGAACGAAACGTGCGGCGGAAACCCCTGCGTGAAATTCTCCCGGTCCTTCTCCCAGGGGGACCTTTCCGGCACGGTGTGGTTCGACCCCGCCGCCGGCATCCCCCGGCGGCAGTCCTTCGAGGCACACTACGAAACCGCGTTCGGGAAGGTGAACGAGACCCTGACCGTCGATTTCGAGAGCGCCGCCACGGGGGAGGGGCCCGAAACCTGGATGGACCTCCCGGGCATCCGCGAGGGGCTCGAATGCAGCTTCCTGCTGCCCGGCGCCCGGGTCCCCGACGGTGTGCGGGACACGCTGGCGACGCGACTGAAAACGGCAGGGGAGACGGAACGTCTCCGGATCCTGTCCATCTTCCACCTCAACCGGCTCGAACCACCGCCGGTCGAGGCGCTCGCCCCCTGCCAGGGGTCCCCTTCCCCGCGCCTTCGGGCCCTGGCGGCGCGGCTCCTGGGCGCGATGCCTCCCGGTGAAGTGGGAAGCCTCCGCAACAAGGCGCTGGCCGACGCGGACTTCTTCGTCCGTCAGGCCGCGGCGGGGGCCGACCCGGACAAATCACCCGGCCGGCCGGCCCCGCTTCCGGACGCACCGCCGTTCCCCCCGGGGTCGTTCATGGTTCCCCTGCCGGAGGGCGAATTCGCCGGCTGGCCGTACGTCGTCCGGGTCCCGGAAGACTACCGCGGCGACCGCCCGACCCCGGTCCTGGTCTTTCTCTCCGGGGGCGACGGGCGAGCCATGGTGGGCGCACTTTACACGCAGGACCTCGTCGCCCGGACCGGGTTCATCGCCGTGTTTCCCCAGGCCCCCCGGTTCTGGTGGGAAGGCGAGGCCGTCCGCCTCGTCCACGAGGTGTTGCGGTCGGTCAGCGCCTCCTTCAACGTCGATCCGGACCGGGTGTACCTGGTGGGGTACAGCAACGGCGGGACGGGCGTGATCTCCTGCGCGCGGGCCTGGCCCGACCGCCTCGCCGCCGCGGTCTCCGTCTGCGGCGCCGGGATCGACGGCCCCCCCGGCGCGGCGTTCCTGTCCAACCTCGGCCCCGTCCCCCTCCTGTTCATCCACGGGGAGAAGGACACGGTCATCCCGGCCCGGGCGAGCCGCGACACCGTCGACGCCCTGAGGAAACTCCCCCGGCAAGCCGCCCTGGAGCTGACACTGCTCCCGGGCCGCGGGCACGACGTGGGCCTCGGCGAGATCGGCGGGTCGATCCTCGATTTTCTGCTGCGGCACACCCGGAACCCGTACCCCCCCCGGCTGGATTTCCAGCTCCACGACCTCGCCTTCCCGAGACACTACTGGGTCGAGGTCCTGGAGAAAGAGGGCGGCGACGCCCAGGTGGAGGCGGAGGCGGGCGGGGGGCGGACCGTGCGGCTGCGCACCCGCGGCGTCCGCCGGCTGAAAGTCCGCCTGGCGGCGCCCCTGCTCCCCGGGGTCGGGCCCCTCACCGTCATCCTCAACGACCGGCAGGTTTTCACGGGGGAGTTCCCACCGCCCGGCGAAATCCCGGTCGCCGGGGTCGATGGCCTCGAGCTGGAGGTGCCCCGGTGA
- a CDS encoding SpoIIE family protein phosphatase, with protein sequence MKRNRLHLCLALLVTGFLICAFYLYFVQVRKGFWTPWVGMSFSAHTPPKDSAWMPFGISNRIGTVQTVVSGGPASRQGVLVGDRVRAVDGIPIEKTAEVVAHLRKTGPVAPVRFDLESAGRVRGVTLVPETALGWTQNILSQASSAVTALIFLLVGVFVIFRRLDDLRVLLLFVVCTMAATAFLYYPMIGLAFANTYGIQHDSFLAPGMGLTILLVVISGLLVSMALLHLTLVFPRPLRWVEAHPLTIRWIYLLAPFGYLFAFVAVALFAYFSFLSSLGLGRVLLAFAVVTALAGFVFRRRILKPGKGLRAFLADHPWRVIALGLAALAAFCGLAAPLADWGLVPEALLIAGGLCLFAGVILQPLVYPVASCVALYLQHRQSRADERAQLRWPIWGTFVAVSGNLLLGLLIIGSAFVGRTAPGVQLVGELGSKALYVLIPLSFAIGILKHRVLDITVLIRRTLIYALVTFSVLAVFFILAGGAGGLLATYTGVRSTWSIVLSTLCAVAVVTPVQRRVQGFVDRRFFRKRFEYPKQLDHLEKILQQSEDRQDIFSLFIRKVESVSPIKSGVVFYRAEGETVFRAAQAFGTVAEVCHSRRVEESDPLVLSLDEPLEPGSGLLAEGTARARPGGGLHALAGFRVDERLAGFLAVPAETLPSNLETEDLGFVRLAAGLVSRALERLKLRAQSLDLERALEIQRNLLPRSVPEVPGGRFAVFWKPSRSVGGDLYDFFDFGGGRFGFAIADVSGKGMPAALIMSNLQAAFRAVIDETCPPEEACRRLNRSAVNLLGDGRFVTYFYGVYDSEHQVMVYCNAGHCAPLLLREDGSAERLESGGPVLGVLPDVVFESGRVHLRAGDRVVLYTDGLSEASDADGEEFGETRIGEVCRTAWDLDPEAMIRALVDAIREHGAGELQDDLTVLVLALGKAGGTG encoded by the coding sequence ATGAAGCGGAACCGACTTCACCTCTGCCTGGCCCTGCTCGTCACGGGCTTTCTGATCTGCGCGTTCTACCTTTACTTCGTCCAGGTGAGAAAGGGCTTCTGGACGCCGTGGGTCGGCATGAGCTTCAGTGCCCACACGCCCCCGAAGGACAGCGCATGGATGCCCTTCGGGATCAGCAACCGGATCGGGACGGTCCAGACGGTGGTCTCCGGGGGGCCCGCTTCCCGCCAGGGGGTCCTGGTCGGCGACCGCGTCCGGGCCGTCGATGGCATCCCCATCGAGAAGACCGCCGAGGTGGTGGCCCATCTCCGGAAAACGGGCCCGGTTGCCCCGGTTCGCTTCGACCTCGAATCCGCCGGCCGCGTGAGAGGGGTCACCCTGGTCCCCGAGACCGCCCTGGGGTGGACGCAAAACATTCTCAGCCAGGCTTCCAGCGCCGTCACGGCCCTGATCTTCCTGCTCGTGGGCGTTTTCGTCATTTTCCGCCGGCTGGACGACCTCCGGGTGCTCCTGCTCTTCGTGGTCTGCACCATGGCCGCCACCGCGTTCCTCTATTACCCGATGATCGGCCTCGCGTTCGCCAACACCTACGGGATCCAGCACGACAGCTTCCTCGCCCCCGGGATGGGACTCACGATCCTCCTGGTCGTGATCTCCGGGCTCCTCGTCTCCATGGCCCTCCTTCACCTGACCCTCGTCTTTCCCCGGCCGCTTCGCTGGGTCGAAGCCCACCCCCTCACGATCCGGTGGATCTACCTTCTCGCCCCCTTCGGGTACCTTTTCGCCTTCGTGGCCGTCGCCCTCTTCGCCTATTTCTCTTTCCTCTCCTCCCTGGGGCTGGGGCGGGTCCTCCTGGCATTCGCCGTCGTGACGGCCCTGGCCGGCTTCGTGTTCCGACGTCGAATCCTCAAGCCAGGAAAGGGGCTCCGGGCGTTCCTCGCGGACCACCCCTGGCGGGTGATTGCCCTCGGCCTGGCCGCTCTCGCGGCGTTCTGCGGCCTGGCGGCGCCCCTCGCCGACTGGGGCCTGGTACCCGAGGCCCTGCTCATCGCCGGCGGCCTGTGCCTCTTCGCCGGGGTGATCCTGCAGCCGCTGGTCTACCCGGTCGCCAGCTGCGTCGCCCTCTACCTTCAGCATCGGCAGTCCAGGGCGGACGAGCGGGCCCAGTTGCGCTGGCCGATCTGGGGGACCTTCGTGGCCGTGTCCGGGAACCTGCTGCTGGGGCTCCTCATCATCGGTTCCGCCTTCGTGGGCCGGACGGCCCCGGGCGTCCAGCTGGTCGGAGAACTCGGGAGCAAGGCGCTCTACGTGCTGATCCCCCTTTCCTTTGCCATCGGGATCCTCAAGCACCGGGTGCTGGACATCACCGTCCTCATCCGGAGGACCCTGATCTACGCCCTGGTGACCTTCTCGGTGCTCGCGGTCTTCTTCATCCTCGCCGGGGGGGCCGGCGGCCTGCTGGCCACCTACACCGGCGTCCGAAGCACCTGGTCCATCGTGTTGTCGACCCTGTGCGCCGTGGCGGTGGTGACGCCGGTGCAGCGACGGGTGCAGGGCTTCGTCGATCGGCGTTTCTTCCGGAAACGCTTTGAGTATCCAAAGCAGTTGGATCATCTGGAAAAAATCCTTCAACAATCGGAGGATAGGCAGGATATATTCAGTCTGTTTATTAGGAAAGTCGAGTCCGTTTCGCCGATCAAGTCCGGCGTGGTCTTCTACCGGGCGGAGGGTGAAACGGTCTTCCGGGCGGCGCAGGCTTTCGGGACCGTTGCGGAGGTGTGCCACTCGCGGCGGGTCGAGGAATCGGACCCCCTCGTTCTTTCGCTGGACGAACCGTTGGAGCCGGGTTCCGGCCTGCTGGCGGAGGGGACCGCCCGGGCAAGGCCGGGAGGAGGCCTGCACGCCCTGGCGGGGTTCCGGGTGGACGAGCGCCTGGCCGGTTTCCTGGCGGTCCCTGCGGAAACCCTCCCGTCGAACCTCGAAACGGAGGACCTGGGCTTCGTCCGTCTGGCGGCCGGCCTGGTGTCCCGGGCCCTGGAACGGCTCAAACTCCGGGCCCAGTCCCTCGACCTCGAGCGGGCCCTGGAAATCCAGCGAAACCTGCTTCCGAGGAGCGTGCCGGAGGTCCCTGGCGGGCGCTTCGCCGTTTTCTGGAAACCGTCCCGTTCGGTCGGCGGCGACCTCTACGACTTCTTCGATTTCGGCGGGGGACGTTTCGGATTCGCCATCGCCGACGTCTCGGGGAAGGGCATGCCCGCGGCCCTCATCATGTCCAACCTGCAGGCGGCTTTTCGCGCGGTCATCGACGAGACGTGCCCGCCGGAGGAGGCGTGCCGCCGCCTGAACCGCAGCGCGGTGAACCTGCTGGGAGACGGCAGATTCGTGACTTATTTCTACGGAGTTTACGACTCGGAACATCAGGTGATGGTTTATTGCAACGCCGGCCACTGCGCCCCCCTCCTCCTGAGGGAGGACGGGTCGGCGGAGCGACTGGAGTCGGGCGGGCCGGTCCTGGGGGTCCTCCCGGACGTCGTGTTCGAGAGTGGACGGGTCCACCTTCGGGCCGGCGACCGCGTTGTCCTGTACACGGACGGCCTTTCCGAAGCCTCCGACGCCGACGGGGAAGAGTTCGGGGAGACCCGGATCGGGGAGGTCTGCCGCACCGCCTGGGACCTCGATCCGGAGGCGATGATCCGTGCCCTGGTGGACGCGATTCGCGAGCACGGCGCCGGGGAACTCCAGGATGACCTGACGGTCCTGGTTCTGGCCCTGGGCAAAGCAGGAGGGACGGGATGA
- a CDS encoding SLBB domain-containing protein, with amino-acid sequence MNTGHGITHAELVRRVKEAGVAGAGGAGFPTWRKLDCAGRVDTVILNGAECEPLLFSDLHCMRCYPEAIVGAAARVRQALGAREVVLAFKHKRRKHLDGLVAAAAGDPAMRVLELEDVYPSGDEHVLTFLATGRVPPQGGLPLDVGVLVQNVQTAVHIHDAVEGKPVTRRFVTVAGAVARPFCAEVPLGARVGDLLERAGGPTCPEPLVLAGGVMMGRPVEVGDGVARTTSGIVVLPPGNPVAQELRTPLDREVRVSASVCDQCYACTELCPRRLLGHAIEPHKLMRRAGKVLSAPGEEDHIALYCCECGVCSLVACPVRITPRRLIAAMKPVVPREYLRKQAGTPHPDHARKALPMPWLKMRLALERFDVEPEFLGPLNDVPRLSLDLAEFGGGRAQPRVGPGDLVLPGDRVAEGKWLDVHAPLAGTVEAIDGKVDIRVL; translated from the coding sequence ATGAACACGGGCCATGGGATCACCCACGCGGAACTGGTCCGCCGGGTCAAGGAAGCGGGCGTGGCAGGGGCCGGGGGGGCGGGTTTCCCCACCTGGCGGAAACTGGACTGCGCCGGCCGGGTGGACACCGTGATCCTCAACGGGGCGGAGTGCGAGCCGCTTCTCTTTTCGGACCTGCACTGCATGCGGTGCTACCCCGAGGCGATCGTCGGGGCGGCGGCCCGGGTTCGTCAGGCCCTGGGGGCGCGGGAGGTCGTCCTCGCGTTCAAGCACAAGCGGCGGAAACACCTGGACGGGCTCGTGGCGGCCGCGGCAGGGGACCCGGCGATGCGCGTGCTGGAACTGGAGGACGTCTACCCTTCCGGCGACGAGCACGTGCTGACCTTCCTCGCCACCGGCCGGGTCCCCCCCCAGGGCGGGTTGCCCCTGGACGTGGGCGTCCTGGTCCAGAACGTGCAGACGGCGGTCCACATCCACGACGCGGTGGAAGGGAAACCGGTTACCCGGCGTTTCGTCACGGTGGCCGGCGCCGTCGCACGCCCCTTCTGCGCCGAGGTCCCCCTCGGGGCCCGGGTGGGCGACCTCCTGGAGCGCGCGGGCGGGCCGACCTGCCCCGAGCCCCTCGTTCTCGCGGGGGGGGTGATGATGGGACGCCCCGTCGAGGTCGGCGATGGCGTGGCGCGGACCACCTCGGGGATCGTGGTGCTCCCGCCGGGCAACCCCGTTGCCCAGGAACTGCGAACCCCGCTCGACCGGGAGGTCCGCGTCTCGGCCTCGGTCTGCGACCAGTGTTACGCCTGCACGGAACTATGCCCCCGGCGCCTGCTCGGGCACGCCATCGAACCGCACAAGCTCATGCGGAGGGCGGGGAAGGTCCTGTCGGCCCCCGGGGAGGAGGATCACATCGCCTTGTACTGCTGCGAGTGCGGCGTCTGCTCCCTGGTGGCCTGCCCGGTCCGCATCACCCCCCGCCGGCTGATCGCCGCCATGAAGCCCGTCGTGCCCCGGGAGTACCTCCGCAAGCAGGCGGGGACGCCACACCCCGACCACGCCCGCAAGGCCCTGCCCATGCCCTGGCTCAAGATGCGCCTGGCGCTCGAGCGTTTCGACGTGGAACCCGAGTTCCTGGGCCCCCTCAACGACGTGCCCCGTCTCTCCCTCGATCTCGCGGAGTTCGGCGGCGGCCGGGCGCAACCCCGGGTCGGCCCCGGGGACCTTGTCCTTCCGGGGGACCGCGTGGCCGAGGGAAAGTGGCTGGACGTCCACGCACCCCTGGCCGGCACCGTGGAGGCTATCGACGGCAAGGTCGATATCCGGGTTTTATGA
- a CDS encoding bifunctional (p)ppGpp synthetase/guanosine-3',5'-bis(diphosphate) 3'-pyrophosphohydrolase — protein sequence MNWDPERYIEALRFAAERHGGQRLPGSDIPYLFHLSCVAMEVLHAAAEDPEINLDLALTCALLHDVVEDTGAETEVLRERFGDAVAGGVAALTKRADLPGAERMADSLRRIRKQGREVAMVKLADRVVNLQPPPAHWTPAKIEAYRQEARGILHELGSASPALARRLAEKIAEYGWDVE from the coding sequence ATGAACTGGGACCCGGAACGGTACATCGAAGCCTTGCGTTTCGCGGCGGAGCGGCATGGCGGGCAACGCCTTCCGGGTTCCGACATCCCGTACCTCTTCCACCTGTCGTGCGTGGCGATGGAAGTGCTTCACGCCGCCGCCGAGGACCCGGAGATCAACCTCGATCTCGCCTTGACCTGCGCCCTCCTGCACGATGTCGTCGAGGACACCGGCGCGGAGACGGAGGTGTTGCGGGAGCGCTTCGGCGACGCCGTGGCCGGCGGGGTGGCGGCGCTCACCAAGCGGGCGGACCTTCCCGGGGCGGAGCGCATGGCCGACAGCCTCCGGCGCATCCGGAAACAGGGCCGGGAAGTGGCCATGGTTAAGCTGGCGGACCGGGTCGTCAACCTCCAGCCCCCACCCGCCCACTGGACACCGGCGAAGATCGAAGCTTACCGGCAGGAGGCCCGGGGGATCCTGCACGAACTCGGGAGCGCCAGCCCGGCCCTGGCCCGGCGACTGGCGGAGAAGATCGCAGAGTACGGCTGGGACGTCGAGTGA